A DNA window from Streptomyces asoensis contains the following coding sequences:
- a CDS encoding NAD(P)-dependent alcohol dehydrogenase, which translates to MTTVAAYAAPAAKAPLERTTIERREVREFDVLIDIEFAGICHSDIHQAREGWGEAIFPMVPGHEIAGVVSEVGPGVTKFAVGDRVGVGCLVDSCRECDNCKAGLEQYCTGGGVGTYNAVGKDGEPTYGGYSQKIVVDENYVVRIPEGLKLDEAAPLLCAGITTYSPLKHWNAGPGKKVAILGMGGLGHMGVKIAHALGAEVTVLSQSLRKKDDGLKLGADHYYATSDEKTFEELKGTFDLILSTVSAPLNLDAYLALLRTDGAFVNVGAPEEPVALNLFSVIGGRKTLAGSGIGGIQETQEMLDFCAEHGFGAEIELIGADQINEAYERVLASDVRYRFVIDTSTI; encoded by the coding sequence ATGACCACCGTAGCCGCGTACGCAGCACCCGCCGCCAAGGCTCCGCTGGAGCGCACGACGATCGAACGCCGAGAGGTGCGCGAGTTCGACGTCCTGATCGACATCGAGTTCGCCGGAATCTGCCACTCGGACATCCACCAGGCCAGGGAGGGCTGGGGCGAGGCGATATTCCCGATGGTGCCCGGCCACGAGATCGCGGGCGTCGTGTCCGAGGTCGGCCCCGGCGTCACCAAGTTCGCCGTCGGCGACCGCGTGGGCGTCGGCTGCCTCGTCGACTCCTGCCGCGAGTGCGACAACTGCAAGGCCGGCCTCGAGCAGTACTGCACGGGCGGCGGCGTCGGCACGTACAACGCCGTCGGCAAGGACGGCGAGCCCACCTACGGCGGCTACTCGCAGAAGATCGTCGTCGACGAGAACTACGTCGTGCGCATCCCCGAGGGCCTCAAGCTCGACGAGGCCGCGCCCCTGCTCTGCGCCGGCATCACCACGTACTCCCCGCTCAAGCACTGGAACGCCGGCCCCGGCAAGAAGGTCGCGATCCTCGGCATGGGCGGCCTCGGGCACATGGGCGTCAAGATCGCGCACGCCCTCGGCGCCGAGGTGACCGTGCTGTCGCAGTCGCTGCGCAAGAAGGACGACGGCCTGAAGCTGGGCGCCGACCACTACTACGCCACCAGCGACGAGAAGACCTTCGAGGAGCTCAAGGGCACCTTCGACCTCATCCTGTCGACGGTCTCCGCCCCGCTGAACCTGGACGCCTACCTCGCCCTGCTGCGCACGGACGGCGCCTTCGTGAACGTGGGCGCGCCCGAGGAGCCGGTCGCGCTCAACCTGTTCTCGGTGATCGGCGGCCGCAAGACGCTCGCCGGTTCCGGCATCGGCGGCATCCAGGAGACCCAGGAGATGCTGGACTTCTGTGCGGAACACGGCTTCGGCGCCGAGATCGAGCTGATCGGCGCCGACCAGATCAACGAGGCGTACGAGCGGGTGCTCGCCAGCGACGTCCGCTACCGCTTCGTGATCGACACGTCGACGATCTGA
- a CDS encoding helix-turn-helix domain-containing protein, which translates to MDERPEPTGAPLDRRAELSEFLRTRRARLKPEDVGLASFGRHRRVPGLRREELAQLAGVSVAYYTRLEQGNGRNVSAEVLDSIARALRLSDAEHAHLTHLAKPKHKKKQSGPPQQVRPALRQLLDTMDSVPAYLVGRRTEILGWNRMAAALFGDWAELPVAERNWARLVFLRPDYRELFVDWEQKAIDIVCALRMDAGCYPDDPRLSALVGELSVKSEDFRRLWATHDVKEKSHGVKRLRHPLVGELSLNFEGFRLTGDGEQTMVTYHAEPGSASAEALRLLASWGTDATRAGTGSQTPSV; encoded by the coding sequence ATGGACGAACGCCCCGAACCGACCGGCGCCCCCCTGGACCGGCGTGCCGAGCTCAGCGAGTTCCTGCGTACCCGGCGGGCGAGGCTGAAGCCGGAGGACGTGGGGCTGGCCTCCTTCGGGCGGCACCGCAGGGTGCCGGGGCTGCGGCGCGAGGAGCTGGCCCAGCTGGCCGGGGTGTCCGTGGCGTACTACACGCGCCTGGAGCAGGGCAACGGGCGCAACGTGTCGGCGGAGGTGCTGGACTCGATCGCCAGGGCGCTGCGGCTGTCCGACGCCGAGCACGCGCATCTGACCCACCTGGCCAAGCCCAAGCACAAGAAGAAGCAGAGCGGGCCGCCCCAGCAGGTGCGCCCCGCGCTGCGGCAGCTGCTGGACACCATGGACTCGGTGCCCGCGTACCTGGTCGGGCGGCGCACGGAGATCCTGGGCTGGAACCGGATGGCGGCGGCGCTGTTCGGCGACTGGGCGGAGCTGCCGGTGGCGGAGCGCAACTGGGCCCGGCTGGTCTTCCTGCGCCCCGACTACCGGGAGCTCTTCGTGGACTGGGAGCAGAAGGCGATCGACATCGTCTGCGCCCTGCGCATGGACGCCGGCTGCTACCCGGACGATCCGCGGCTGTCCGCGCTGGTGGGCGAGCTGTCGGTGAAGAGCGAGGACTTCCGGCGGCTGTGGGCGACCCACGACGTCAAGGAGAAGAGCCACGGCGTGAAGCGGCTGAGGCATCCGCTGGTCGGCGAACTGTCCCTCAACTTCGAGGGGTTCAGGCTGACCGGGGACGGCGAACAGACCATGGTGACGTATCACGCGGAGCCCGGGTCGGCCTCGGCGGAGGCGCTGCGGCTGCTGGCCAGCTGGGGTACGGACGCGACCCGGGCGGGGACCGGCTCCCAGACGCCCTCC